GTCCTACATGATAATCTGATGGAGGTCGGGGCTAAACTTGTTGTAAAAACAGCGAATGCAATTGCCAACGGTGATGCGAAGTTCATTGATCAGGAAGAGCTTATTAAGCGCGGTAATGAACCTGTTCATGCCCCTAAAATATTTAAGGAAGATTGCCGTATTGTATGGTCGAATGGGGTAGATGCGATACATAACCGCATTCGAGGTTTGTCTCCATATCCTGCTGCTTGGTTCGAAATGGTTAAGGAAGAACATTCTGTAAATGTAAAAGTATATAAGTCGCAAAAGGAGAAAATTTTGCATAGTCATTCAATTGGAACGATTGTTTCTGATGGGAAAAACTTTGTAAAGGTAGCCTGTGCCGATGGCTATATTTCTATAGCAGAGTTGCAGCTTGCAGGCAAGAAGCGAATGCCTGTAAAAGATTTTCTTCTAGGCTTTAAAGATATCACGAACTATACTGCACAATAAACATAATAAGAAAGGAGGGCGTTAGTCCTCCTTTCTTATTTCTATCTCGCCAAGGAGCCCTCTAATAACAACTGAAGCACAGTGGCATCCAAATAGCGGTGGCATGTAAGAGATGGTTCCAACCGTTGATTTTTTATTCTGTTCGTTTTCTACTAGGATTACTGCTTCTGGGCGTGCTAGTTCAGAAGAGAATACCACTTGGAATCCTTTTTTTATGCCTAGTTTCCCTAGTCGTTTGCGAAGCATATGGGCAAGAGGACAATGGTGCGATTTGGAAATATCTTTTATTTCAATTTTGGTAGGATCAGTTTTTGCTCCTGCCCCCATGCTGCTTACGAGCGGTATCTTGCGATCTAACGTTTTCTTAATAAGGTTAACCTTGGGTGCAAGTGTGTCAATGCAGTCAACAACGAAATCGAATTTTGCAGAATCAAGCAGAATGTCTGTTTCTTCGTCCTTAATATATTTGGCGATTACGTTTAGCTTAATCTTTGGGTTGATGTCCAATAATCGGGATTGCATAACATCCGATTTTAGCAATCCATGGGTTGATTCCAATGCCGGCAGCTGCCTGTTTCGGTTTGAAGGTGAAATCACGTCGGCATCAACAATAGTCATCTCTCCAACTCCTGCGCGGCAGATCATTTCGGCAGCATATGCACCAACACCTCCCAACCCAACTACTAATACGTGTGCCTTTTCTAGTTTTTTATAGTTCTCTTCTCCAATAAGAAGGAGTGTTCGCTCGTTCCAGTTGCTCATTAAAATAAGTTTGTGTAGTTATTGTAGAGTTGCTCTCTTAATACTTTAATATCTATGCTTATAGCCTTAGATGCCAAAGTGTAGACATCTTCAATTTCAGTGCCGCTTTCGTCTGTTTCTAAGAAAAGCCTATTAGCGGGTATGCTTCTAATAAGAGTAGTACCTTTGGAACGCTGAAGTTCCCTTATTCCCATAGAAAAGAAGGTGTTATAAGGTAGTAAACATCGAAGGATTTGTTGGCTAGCATAAAACCCATGGAAAATATAGGTTATCTTTTTATATTTCGGAATGATTGCAAGCATGTCTGAATATGCCTTAACGCAGTGAATCATAACTGGTAGACTATGCTTTTTAGCGATGTCCAGCTGTGCTAAAAAAATTTTAGTTTGTTTGCTGATAGGAATTTTAATTGCTCTATCTAATCCAATTTCACCCAGTGCAACAATTTCATCTAGGTAGGGACTAAATTTGAGTTCTAAATTGCTGGTTGAAATGTCTGAATGCCATGGATGTATCCCTATACTAAAAGGCTTTTGTATCTCCGCTATATTTTCACCTAAAAAGGCCGAAGTAACTGTGATATTACTACTTCGGCACTTGTTATGCGAGTGGATGTCTACAAAGGGTACTTCCATTGCTATTGGAAGAGATCTTGATTGCTAATAATGAGCAGAATGGAGTTGTGAGGTACAATAAAAAATTTTTCTCCATTCAGTTCAACTTCCCAAGCGCTGCTTTGCAGATAAACAACCAAATCTCCTTCAAGAGGTTGAAGGGGGACGTATTTTACTTGCTCCTTGTTATCTTTCCATGGCTCATCCGGATCGGTAATAGCAGGAATAGGATAGCCTGGGCCTACTGTAACAACGTAGCCTGCTTGGATGTACTCCTTTTCTTGTACGCCAGGAGGAAGAAATAGACCCGTCTTGGTTCTATCCTGTTCGCTTTTAGGTTTAACAAGTACGCGATCGCCAACTAAAGCTATATTCGAAAAGTTGACATTGTCGATTGAAAGAGGCATTAAATGGATTCTTAAAAGTTCTGACAATTAAATTGGAGGAAATGTTTTTAAGAATGCTTTAGCTCGTAGTAGCATCGTTTAGGCGATACGAGCGCACCTTCTTTTACCATTTCCTTGATAATCTTGTCGGTTTCTTTTTTATCAACATTAGCCAGTTCTGCTGCTTCTCCTGACTTTAATGGTTTGCCAGCTTGGGTAAAGGCCTGAACAATTTTTTCTTTGTTTTCCATAACTTGTCCTTTTTAAAATTGCAAAATTGCGAGTTTTACGGATGTATTCAAATAGTTAAAGGTATTAATTAATGCATATGCTTTGCAATAAATATACTAGAATGCTAACTTTTTGTGGTTATTTGGAGAGTTCTATAATTATACTAGAGAATAAA
This window of the Acetobacteroides hydrogenigenes genome carries:
- a CDS encoding tRNA threonylcarbamoyladenosine dehydratase, with translation MSNWNERTLLLIGEENYKKLEKAHVLVVGLGGVGAYAAEMICRAGVGEMTIVDADVISPSNRNRQLPALESTHGLLKSDVMQSRLLDINPKIKLNVIAKYIKDEETDILLDSAKFDFVVDCIDTLAPKVNLIKKTLDRKIPLVSSMGAGAKTDPTKIEIKDISKSHHCPLAHMLRKRLGKLGIKKGFQVVFSSELARPEAVILVENEQNKKSTVGTISYMPPLFGCHCASVVIRGLLGEIEIRKED
- a CDS encoding MarR family transcriptional regulator, yielding MENKEKIVQAFTQAGKPLKSGEAAELANVDKKETDKIIKEMVKEGALVSPKRCYYELKHS
- a CDS encoding TatD family hydrolase, producing the protein MEVPFVDIHSHNKCRSSNITVTSAFLGENIAEIQKPFSIGIHPWHSDISTSNLELKFSPYLDEIVALGEIGLDRAIKIPISKQTKIFLAQLDIAKKHSLPVMIHCVKAYSDMLAIIPKYKKITYIFHGFYASQQILRCLLPYNTFFSMGIRELQRSKGTTLIRSIPANRLFLETDESGTEIEDVYTLASKAISIDIKVLREQLYNNYTNLF
- a CDS encoding co-chaperone GroES: MPLSIDNVNFSNIALVGDRVLVKPKSEQDRTKTGLFLPPGVQEKEYIQAGYVVTVGPGYPIPAITDPDEPWKDNKEQVKYVPLQPLEGDLVVYLQSSAWEVELNGEKFFIVPHNSILLIISNQDLFQ